In Vibrio sp. 10N, the following proteins share a genomic window:
- the flgE gene encoding flagellar hook protein FlgE, whose protein sequence is MSYVSLSGLSAAQLDLNTTSNNIANANTYGFKESRAEFGDVYSNSLFTNAKTTPGGGAQASKVAQQFHEGSSIYTNNPMDLRISGTGFFAVAKDRLTPQQNELTRNGAFHLNKDNMLVTSNDEFLLGYKVDPKTDQVTSYEAEPIEVRAEYGVPEATKNVELGANLPASAEENDPTQFNFNDETSYDRATSVTVTDSKGQSYKMTTYYLKSSNPATPNTWNAFYTLTDGQGEKPLNIETGDTTAANGHVGHSITFKNDGTFNQVNGGAPVKTVSFADAGIDLNDADPSQAINMKLGTHTSFAAPFEITKLDEDGAMPGFLTKVDFDEAGNVLGTYSNGKNVNLGRVALVRVANEQGLDKKGGTQWDATSASGEKIWGESNKGSFGTVNNGTLEQSNIDMTQELVDLISAQRNFQANSRALDVHNQLQQNILQIR, encoded by the coding sequence ATGTCATATGTATCTTTAAGCGGTCTATCTGCGGCACAGCTAGATCTGAATACCACCAGTAACAACATTGCCAACGCCAACACATACGGCTTTAAAGAGTCGCGTGCGGAATTTGGCGATGTGTACTCAAATTCTTTGTTCACTAACGCAAAAACCACCCCAGGTGGCGGTGCGCAGGCGAGCAAAGTCGCGCAGCAGTTCCATGAAGGGTCGAGTATTTATACCAACAACCCAATGGATCTTCGTATCAGCGGCACAGGTTTCTTTGCAGTGGCAAAAGATCGCCTCACTCCGCAGCAAAACGAACTGACGCGTAACGGTGCGTTTCACTTAAACAAAGATAACATGCTCGTGACGTCTAACGATGAGTTCCTGCTTGGTTACAAGGTCGATCCAAAAACCGACCAAGTGACTTCTTATGAAGCAGAGCCGATTGAAGTTCGAGCGGAATATGGTGTTCCTGAAGCAACCAAAAACGTTGAGTTAGGTGCGAACCTGCCAGCGAGCGCGGAAGAAAACGATCCGACACAGTTTAACTTTAACGATGAAACGTCTTATGACCGTGCCACATCGGTAACAGTGACGGATTCAAAAGGTCAGTCATATAAAATGACCACCTACTACCTAAAATCAAGCAACCCAGCGACGCCAAATACTTGGAATGCGTTCTACACGCTAACCGATGGTCAGGGTGAAAAGCCGCTGAACATTGAAACGGGTGATACGACGGCAGCAAACGGCCACGTGGGTCACTCCATCACATTCAAAAATGACGGCACCTTTAACCAGGTGAACGGCGGTGCACCAGTGAAAACGGTCAGCTTTGCGGATGCGGGCATTGACTTGAACGATGCAGATCCTTCACAGGCGATCAACATGAAGCTAGGTACGCATACGTCATTTGCAGCCCCATTTGAAATCACTAAGCTTGATGAAGATGGTGCGATGCCAGGCTTTTTGACCAAAGTCGACTTTGACGAAGCGGGTAACGTACTGGGTACTTACTCAAACGGCAAAAACGTCAACCTTGGCCGTGTGGCATTGGTTCGTGTTGCTAACGAGCAAGGTCTTGACAAGAAAGGCGGCACTCAGTGGGATGCGACTTCTGCATCTGGTGAAAAGATCTGGGGTGAATCCAACAAAGGCTCTTTTGGTACGGTTAATAACGGCACCCTAGAGCAGTCGAACATCGACATGACCCAAGAGCTCGTGGATCTGATTTCAGCGCAGCGTAACTTCCAAGCAAACTCGCGTGCATTGGACGTACACAACCAGCTGCAACAAAACATCCTGCAAATTCGTTAA
- the flgG gene encoding flagellar basal-body rod protein FlgG translates to MHPALWVSKTGLDAQQTNISTISNNLANASTVGYKKSRAVFEDLFYQNINQPGGQSSQNTELPSGLMLGAGSKVVATQKIHTPGNAQTTTNSLDMMIEGDGFFQVLMPDGNIGYSRNGQFTLNDEGIIVTSGAGYALEPEIAIPEDAISITVGTDGEVSVRVRGQQDNQVVGNITTVDFINPGGLEPIGQNLYLPTGASGDPNEGVPGLDGFGKIRQSTLETSNVNVTEELVNMIEAQRVYEMNSKVISSVDKMMSFANQQL, encoded by the coding sequence ATGCATCCGGCACTTTGGGTAAGTAAGACTGGCTTAGACGCGCAGCAAACCAATATTTCAACCATCTCAAACAACTTGGCGAACGCCTCAACCGTTGGCTACAAGAAAAGCCGAGCGGTATTTGAAGATCTGTTTTATCAGAACATCAACCAGCCTGGCGGTCAGTCATCGCAAAACACGGAGCTGCCAAGCGGCCTAATGTTGGGTGCTGGTTCAAAAGTGGTTGCGACTCAGAAAATTCACACTCCGGGTAATGCGCAAACCACCACCAACAGCCTAGACATGATGATCGAAGGCGATGGCTTCTTCCAAGTGTTAATGCCAGACGGCAACATTGGTTATAGCCGTAACGGTCAGTTCACGCTAAACGATGAAGGCATCATTGTGACGTCCGGTGCCGGTTATGCCCTAGAGCCAGAAATTGCCATTCCAGAAGACGCGATTTCGATTACTGTCGGTACCGATGGCGAAGTGTCAGTGCGAGTGCGTGGCCAGCAAGATAACCAGGTGGTGGGTAACATCACGACCGTTGACTTTATTAACCCAGGCGGCCTTGAGCCGATTGGTCAAAACCTTTACTTACCAACGGGTGCCAGTGGCGATCCAAACGAAGGCGTTCCAGGTCTTGATGGCTTTGGCAAAATTCGTCAATCAACGCTAGAGACTTCAAACGTGAACGTGACGGAAGAGCTGGTTAACATGATTGAAGCGCAGCGCGTTTACGAAATGAACTCCAAAGTGATCTCGTCGGTCGACAAGATGATGAGCTTTGCTAACCAGCAGCTATAG
- the flgF gene encoding flagellar basal-body rod protein FlgF, with translation MDRALYLAMSGAKQNMQALQLRANNLANASTPGFRADLAQARSMQAYGEGLPSRVFSMTERPGHSFEQGSVVTTGRDLDVTIEGQGWISVLDKTGKEGLTRNGSLRVDQNGLLANSNGHLVLGERGTPITVPVPLRKIEIGRDGTVSVIPQDAPADEMEVVDRIKLTNTDNRSLFKDTNGLFRSKDPALGFEASAAVQLMTGAVEGSNVNAVGEMTSLIDLQRQFEMQVKLMSTAEDMDKASDSLLRMG, from the coding sequence ATGGATCGTGCCCTGTATCTCGCCATGAGCGGTGCAAAGCAAAATATGCAGGCTTTGCAACTAAGAGCGAATAACCTTGCTAACGCAAGCACACCTGGCTTTCGTGCCGACCTTGCCCAAGCGCGCTCAATGCAAGCTTATGGTGAAGGTTTGCCAAGCCGTGTGTTTAGCATGACAGAGCGTCCTGGACATAGCTTCGAGCAGGGCAGTGTTGTGACCACCGGTCGCGATCTCGATGTGACTATTGAAGGCCAAGGTTGGATTTCTGTGCTGGATAAAACTGGTAAAGAGGGCCTTACTCGAAATGGCAGTCTACGAGTTGATCAAAATGGCTTGTTGGCGAACAGCAATGGTCATTTGGTATTAGGCGAGCGTGGCACACCGATTACTGTTCCGGTGCCATTGAGAAAAATCGAAATCGGTCGCGATGGTACTGTATCGGTTATCCCTCAAGATGCCCCTGCCGATGAAATGGAAGTGGTGGATCGTATCAAGCTCACTAACACCGATAATCGCTCACTATTCAAAGACACCAACGGTTTGTTCCGCAGCAAAGATCCTGCACTTGGTTTTGAAGCCTCTGCTGCTGTGCAGTTGATGACTGGCGCAGTGGAAGGCAGTAACGTCAATGCCGTTGGTGAAATGACAAGTTTAATCGATCTGCAGCGTCAGTTTGAGATGCAGGTGAAACTCATGAGTACAGCAGAAGACATGGACAAAGCGTCTGATTCACTGCTGCGCATGGGTTAA
- the flgH gene encoding flagellar basal body L-ring protein FlgH — MKKLFCISLLAVLSGCAQFGPQETVDEVADSTTAVDAVEGDRSQSTGIVDTLRGRTDPVADDPAWAPIHPKSKPEHYAAATGSLFNTNYARDWYDDSKPRGIGDIITVELNEATKAAKSADADLSKANDSSMEPLAVGGRPVTINDYDFSYELKNDNSFKGNASANQSNSISGSITVEVIEVLANGNLVIRGEKWLTLNTGDEYIRLSGTIRPDDIEFDNTIASNRISNARIQYSGTGNQQDMQEPGFLARFFNVSL, encoded by the coding sequence ATGAAAAAACTGTTTTGTATCTCGCTATTGGCAGTCTTGTCTGGTTGTGCGCAGTTTGGGCCACAAGAAACCGTCGACGAAGTCGCGGATAGCACTACGGCGGTTGATGCGGTAGAGGGCGATCGTTCTCAATCAACAGGCATTGTAGATACTCTGCGTGGCCGTACGGATCCAGTCGCAGACGACCCAGCTTGGGCACCGATTCATCCGAAGAGCAAACCAGAGCATTACGCGGCGGCAACAGGTTCGCTGTTTAACACCAACTATGCACGTGATTGGTATGACGACTCTAAACCACGCGGTATTGGTGACATCATTACTGTCGAGTTGAATGAAGCGACGAAAGCGGCAAAAAGTGCCGATGCGGATTTGTCAAAAGCCAACGACTCATCAATGGAACCTCTGGCTGTCGGTGGTCGTCCGGTGACGATTAACGACTATGATTTTTCTTATGAGCTGAAAAACGACAACAGCTTTAAAGGCAATGCGTCAGCAAACCAAAGTAACAGCATTTCCGGTTCGATTACCGTAGAAGTCATCGAAGTACTTGCGAACGGCAATCTGGTGATTCGTGGTGAAAAATGGCTAACATTGAACACCGGTGACGAGTACATTCGTTTAAGTGGCACGATTCGCCCAGATGACATTGAGTTTGATAACACCATTGCGTCAAACCGTATTTCTAACGCAAGAATTCAGTATTCTGGCACTGGAAACCAACAAGATATGCAAGAACCTGGATTCTTGGCACGATTTTTTAATGTCTCCTTATAG
- the flgJ gene encoding flagellar assembly peptidoglycan hydrolase FlgJ produces the protein MMKNPNDIGFIHDIGSLDKLRQQAVSGKEGDDDAALKAAARQFESIFTTMMLKSMRDANTHFESDLSMNQNSQFYRQMLDEQMSSELSANGSLGLADMIVAQLGAARAPESQAATNHELRVRNESFDLPEREAKYDEAKARRTAAALGLDGTRTNAKQVDFATPERFVSSLKPYADRAAKSLGVDSSLLLAQAALETGWGQKVVNNSQGSSNNLFNIKADRSWGGDKVATQTLEYHQNVPVQERAAFRSYRTYEESFNDYVKFLNENPRYQSALNRSEGSESFIRDIHKAGYATDPSYADKVLRVKKQIDDMAL, from the coding sequence ATGATGAAAAACCCCAACGATATCGGATTTATTCACGATATCGGCAGCCTAGACAAACTTCGTCAGCAAGCGGTCAGCGGCAAAGAAGGTGACGATGATGCAGCACTGAAAGCGGCAGCGCGTCAGTTCGAATCTATCTTTACCACTATGATGCTTAAGTCGATGCGTGATGCGAATACGCATTTCGAGTCGGACTTATCTATGAACCAAAACAGCCAGTTCTATCGCCAGATGCTCGATGAGCAGATGTCGAGTGAGTTAAGCGCGAATGGCTCCCTAGGGCTTGCGGACATGATTGTCGCTCAGCTAGGTGCTGCGCGTGCGCCAGAGTCGCAAGCGGCTACCAACCATGAACTTCGCGTGCGTAATGAGTCGTTTGATTTGCCAGAGCGTGAAGCTAAGTACGATGAAGCCAAAGCGCGCCGTACGGCTGCAGCATTGGGACTCGATGGCACAAGAACCAACGCCAAACAAGTCGACTTTGCAACGCCAGAGCGTTTCGTGAGCTCGCTGAAACCTTATGCCGATCGTGCGGCGAAATCGCTGGGCGTGGACTCTTCGCTACTGTTAGCGCAAGCGGCACTAGAAACGGGTTGGGGGCAAAAAGTGGTCAACAACAGCCAAGGTAGCAGTAACAACCTATTTAACATCAAAGCCGACCGGAGCTGGGGTGGTGACAAGGTGGCAACGCAAACCTTGGAATACCATCAAAATGTGCCGGTGCAAGAGCGTGCCGCATTCCGCTCTTATCGCACCTACGAAGAGAGCTTTAATGACTATGTGAAGTTCTTGAATGAAAACCCGCGCTATCAATCGGCACTGAATCGCAGTGAAGGCTCTGAGTCGTTCATTCGTGACATTCATAAAGCGGGTTACGCTACCGACCCAAGTTATGCCGATAAGGTACTTAGGGTGAAAAAGCAGATTGATGATATGGCGCTTTAG
- a CDS encoding flagellar basal body P-ring protein FlgI — translation MKKFTFLLLGLCFAAASVQAARIKDVSEVAGVRSNQLVGYGLVTGLPGTGEKTPFTEQSFRSMLEKFGIQMPIGFKPKFKNVAAVIVTAELPAFSKPGQKIDVTVSSIGAAKSLRGGTLMQTFMQGLDGEVYAVAQGNLVVSGFSAEGLDGSKIVGNNPVVGMISSGATVEREVPSPFSRGDYITFNLLESDFTTAQNMANAINDFLGPQMANALDATSVRVRAPRDLSQRVAFLSAVENVEFDTADSGAKIIVNSRTGTIVVGKHVKLKAAAVTHGGMTVAIKENLRVSQPNAFAGGETVVVPNSDIQVTEGSGKMFKFEPGLTLDDLVRAVNEVGAAPSDLMAILQALKQAGAIEGQLIVI, via the coding sequence ATGAAAAAGTTTACGTTTTTACTATTGGGTTTGTGCTTTGCCGCGGCAAGTGTACAAGCGGCACGCATTAAGGATGTGTCAGAAGTTGCCGGTGTGCGTAGTAACCAATTGGTGGGTTACGGTCTGGTAACGGGTTTGCCGGGTACCGGTGAAAAAACACCGTTCACCGAGCAAAGTTTCCGTTCGATGCTGGAAAAGTTTGGCATTCAAATGCCAATCGGATTTAAACCTAAATTCAAAAACGTTGCAGCGGTTATCGTAACTGCAGAGCTGCCTGCTTTCTCAAAGCCGGGGCAAAAAATTGATGTCACCGTGTCGTCTATCGGGGCGGCAAAAAGCCTCCGCGGCGGCACACTGATGCAAACCTTTATGCAAGGCTTGGATGGTGAAGTTTACGCCGTTGCTCAAGGTAACTTAGTTGTGAGCGGATTTAGTGCTGAAGGTCTCGACGGTTCAAAGATTGTGGGTAACAACCCTGTAGTTGGCATGATCTCAAGTGGTGCGACGGTAGAGCGTGAAGTACCAAGCCCATTTTCTCGCGGCGATTACATCACCTTTAACCTGCTAGAGTCAGACTTTACTACGGCGCAAAACATGGCCAATGCCATTAATGACTTCTTAGGACCGCAAATGGCGAACGCATTGGATGCAACTTCGGTACGCGTTCGTGCGCCACGTGATTTAAGCCAGCGTGTTGCCTTTCTATCTGCGGTGGAAAATGTGGAATTTGATACCGCCGACAGCGGCGCAAAAATTATTGTTAACTCACGTACTGGCACCATCGTAGTGGGCAAACACGTCAAGCTGAAAGCGGCGGCTGTGACCCATGGTGGTATGACGGTAGCGATCAAAGAGAACCTTCGCGTTAGTCAGCCAAATGCTTTTGCTGGTGGTGAGACGGTGGTTGTACCGAACTCGGACATTCAAGTGACCGAAGGCTCGGGCAAAATGTTTAAGTTTGAACCAGGTTTGACGCTTGATGACTTGGTGCGTGCCGTCAATGAAGTTGGTGCGGCACCATCGGATTTGATGGCGATTTTGCAAGCGCTAAAACAAGCTGGCGCTATCGAAGGCCAGCTGATCGTAATCTAG